The following are from one region of the Cervus canadensis isolate Bull #8, Minnesota chromosome 21, ASM1932006v1, whole genome shotgun sequence genome:
- the LOC122423894 gene encoding killer cell lectin-like receptor subfamily F member 1, whose amino-acid sequence MFGQMQNTEESMMQKPRKHPYHCQRTWTCKDNPKCPKWHQTALRLTSVAMVTLVATVIGLTFWVSHLRIYSCSDNPSERFSSENGTKDCSCMNLSSRKQQNSTNFIRNPSQNLCPNDWVQKKGKCYNFFKTYQSWIDSQKFCSTMKSHLLVIQDKAELDFLQSNIQDGIYFWIGLNISHPQKTWTWLDGTPLNLQLSPVKCHLQENTSVTILHSRLNYKDLIYIFIVPCADLNLNIQNLFFSPNHCLIIHISSCTVNSVK is encoded by the exons ATGTTTGGACAGATGCAAAACACAGAGGAATCAATGATGCAGAAGCCAAGGAAGCATCCCTATCATTGCCAACGTACGTGGACATGCAAAG ATAACCCCAAATGTCCCAAATGGCATCAGACTGCTCTGAGACTGACCAGCGTTGCCATGGTTACACTTGTTGCTACAGTGATAGGACTAACCTTCTGGG tAAGTCACCTAAGAATATATTCCTGCAGTGACAACCCTAGCGAGAGGTTCAGTAGTGAGAATGGAACCAAAGACTGCAGCTGCATGAATCTTTCTTCCCGGAAGCAGCAGAACAGTACAAACTTCATAA GAAACCCTAGCCAAAACTTATGCCCTAATGACTGGGTGCAGAAGAAAGGGAAATGCTATAACTTTTTCAAAACCTATCAATCATGGATCGATAGCCAAAAATTCTGTTCAACAATGAAATCACATCTCTTGGTGATCCAAGATAAGGCTGAATTG GATTTCTTACAAAGCAATATACAAGATGGAATTTACTTTTGGATCGGATTGAACATTTCTCATCCACAAAAGACGTGGACCTGGCTGGATGGCACCCCATTAAATCTACAGTT gtCACCAGTGAAATGTCATTTGCAAGAAAATACTTCTGTGACTATTCTCCACTCCAGGCTAAATTATAAggatttaatatatatttttatagttccctgtgctgatCTTAATCTTAACATTcagaacctttttttttccccaaaccattgtttaattattcatatttcttcatGTACTGTAAACTCTGTAAAGTGA